One part of the Chloroflexota bacterium genome encodes these proteins:
- a CDS encoding YidC/Oxa1 family membrane protein insertase: MLNKRAIGLLLVLGILVLLMSGCAPVEQPDGTLKPPTWIAPIAAPLQWVIEFVYNSILTPIGLASYGLAIILVTVLIRMALYPLTRKQMSSMKKMQEIQPRMKEIQDKYGKDREKLAQKQMELYKEEGVNPAGGCLPMLVQMPILFAFYYALLSLGDKLAEPFLWIPDLSFPEYREGMTWLSPVTIEHIFSPAVLPYLVLPIVYILSQFVMQRMSTAANPSSQMAGGTGNIMKLMPLMFGYITLIVPSGLTLYWVTSNVVQIIQQGFTTGWSSLWPGKKEEPALAAASGSSKQTVPVTSDGSTTDTQSTVSAGRRRKLRKKKR; encoded by the coding sequence ATGTTGAACAAACGGGCAATAGGCCTGTTGCTAGTATTGGGGATCCTGGTGCTTTTGATGTCAGGTTGTGCACCCGTTGAACAGCCTGATGGCACATTAAAACCTCCAACCTGGATTGCTCCTATCGCAGCTCCCCTCCAGTGGGTTATCGAGTTTGTATACAACAGCATATTGACGCCGATCGGCCTCGCTTCCTACGGGCTTGCCATTATCCTGGTTACGGTCCTGATCCGCATGGCTCTCTATCCTCTGACACGCAAGCAGATGAGTTCCATGAAAAAGATGCAGGAAATCCAGCCTCGCATGAAGGAAATCCAGGATAAATATGGCAAGGATCGGGAAAAACTAGCGCAGAAGCAAATGGAATTGTACAAGGAGGAAGGGGTCAATCCGGCAGGGGGCTGTTTACCCATGCTGGTCCAGATGCCCATCCTTTTTGCCTTTTACTACGCGTTGTTGAGCCTGGGGGACAAACTGGCAGAACCCTTCCTGTGGATCCCCGATCTATCTTTTCCGGAATATCGGGAAGGCATGACATGGCTCTCACCGGTGACAATTGAGCACATATTTTCACCGGCGGTGCTTCCCTACCTGGTATTGCCCATCGTTTACATCCTGTCTCAGTTTGTGATGCAGAGAATGAGCACAGCAGCCAACCCATCTTCTCAGATGGCGGGTGGCACCGGCAATATCATGAAGCTGATGCCATTGATGTTTGGGTACATAACACTGATCGTTCCTTCTGGTTTGACGTTGTATTGGGTCACGTCAAACGTTGTCCAGATCATCCAGCAGGGCTTCACAACAGGGTGGAGTAGCTTGTGGCCCGGCAAGAAGGAAGAACCAGCCCTCGCTGCTGCCTCCGGCAGTTCAAAGCAAACAGTGCCCGTAACCAGTGACGGCTCAACCACAGATACCCAATCCACCGTGTCAGCCGGCCGGCGGCGAAAACTACGAAAGAAAAAGAGGTAA
- a CDS encoding MBL fold metallo-hydrolase, translating into MTEILFLGVGGAMAVFPASDHTALLVREGGTSILLDCGPAIMRQLEDAGIDPGELTHVFISHQHGDHTLGLPMLLLNRTLFWPDQGLFIIGVPAVLTAAWRLVSTAYPNLAERMKPIIHSVPLSIKTSELSLPGAESMKYRLARGNHTVPSFGIRLITTDGSIVVYSSDTGPKEDIADLARGADLLIHDSFYLVPPAENAAKHSDAATAASMAQEVGVRQLALVHRQDTGSTASQAYRIAAERYFARRVLVPAPGDMVTIAHNAS; encoded by the coding sequence ATGACAGAGATCCTCTTTCTCGGTGTCGGTGGCGCCATGGCAGTTTTCCCGGCCAGCGACCATACGGCTCTTCTGGTTCGCGAGGGCGGCACTTCCATTCTTCTGGACTGTGGACCGGCGATCATGCGCCAGCTGGAGGACGCCGGCATCGATCCGGGGGAATTGACCCATGTATTCATATCCCATCAACATGGCGATCACACTCTCGGGCTGCCAATGCTTCTCCTAAACCGAACCCTTTTTTGGCCCGACCAGGGGCTTTTCATCATCGGTGTGCCTGCTGTCTTGACCGCTGCGTGGCGACTCGTCTCTACAGCCTATCCCAACCTGGCGGAACGCATGAAGCCAATCATCCACTCTGTCCCGCTGTCGATAAAAACGAGCGAGCTTTCGCTGCCTGGTGCCGAGTCCATGAAATACCGGTTGGCGCGCGGTAACCACACAGTGCCCAGTTTTGGCATTCGCCTGATTACAACAGACGGCTCTATCGTTGTGTACAGTTCGGACACAGGACCCAAAGAGGACATTGCCGACCTGGCCAGGGGGGCGGATCTGTTGATCCATGATTCATTCTACCTTGTCCCACCTGCTGAGAACGCAGCCAAACATTCCGATGCCGCGACGGCTGCAAGCATGGCCCAGGAAGTGGGAGTGAGACAACTGGCCCTGGTGCACCGGCAAGATACCGGATCTACTGCCAGCCAGGCCTACCGTATCGCGGCTGAACGATACTTTGCGAGACGAGTCCTGGTGCCGGCTCCCGGTGATATGGTCACCATTGCCCACAACGCCTCTTGA
- a CDS encoding DUF192 domain-containing protein: MKNNALQIDNLTRSRTIVSRGRVADSFLPRLVGLMGSKDLADGQGLLILPCNSIHSHFMRFPIDVLYVSRDLRVVAVDHGMQPWRFGRIHRDSRFVVELPAGTAAATGTEVGDQLALRGYEKGIG, from the coding sequence ATGAAAAACAACGCGTTACAGATCGATAACCTCACCCGAAGCAGGACCATCGTCTCCCGTGGTCGGGTGGCCGATAGCTTTTTGCCCCGCCTGGTTGGCCTGATGGGCAGCAAAGACCTGGCCGATGGCCAGGGTCTGCTCATCCTGCCCTGCAACTCGATCCACAGCCACTTCATGCGTTTTCCCATCGACGTCCTTTACGTCAGCCGGGATCTTCGGGTCGTTGCCGTCGACCATGGGATGCAACCATGGCGCTTCGGTCGAATCCACCGCGACTCCCGCTTTGTGGTCGAGCTGCCGGCCGGGACTGCCGCGGCCACTGGCACCGAGGTGGGAGATCAACTGGCGCTGCGGGGTTACGAAAAAGGGATCGGGTAG
- a CDS encoding TadE family protein, which yields MNRADRIRRTREDRGSQLVELAVVFVLLALLVAGVWDLGRMFRGYITIANAARDGARYAIRLPCQPTNATQRAALKTAIQDAVIAEAAGSGITLTSANITIQPDPVNTGCPTTGNRQYVVTVTYPHIMWMTGITGMGNFTLTARARMDWFGNDSG from the coding sequence ATGAACCGGGCGGATAGAATCCGGCGCACCCGTGAAGACCGTGGCTCCCAGTTAGTCGAGCTGGCGGTCGTGTTTGTGCTGCTCGCGTTGCTGGTGGCGGGCGTATGGGATCTGGGGCGCATGTTTCGTGGCTATATCACCATCGCCAACGCCGCCCGGGACGGCGCGCGTTATGCCATCCGGCTGCCATGCCAGCCTACCAATGCAACCCAGCGTGCAGCACTGAAAACCGCTATTCAGGATGCGGTTATCGCCGAGGCGGCTGGCAGCGGGATCACGTTAACGAGCGCCAACATAACGATTCAGCCCGACCCGGTAAATACCGGATGCCCGACAACGGGTAACAGGCAGTATGTCGTCACTGTTACCTATCCCCATATCATGTGGATGACCGGCATTACCGGTATGGGTAATTTCACACTCACGGCGCGAGCGCGCATGGATTGGTTTGGAAACGACTCCGGTTAG
- a CDS encoding pilus assembly protein TadG-related protein: MSEQRKQNDGQTLVQVALMLVVLLGFLALAVDVGQVYLKRRQLQNAADAGALEGARQICFEDQTWAAAQGPATTVALTYATGAGIGFPTPASAYHMTVVVSQTIPSLAASVLGQSQFNPGARATAVCGGADRVCGLWPIGFSESQWLQLLDPSRPCGTPFYVWAGNNMNQDADCLIYDCDVDVDGIIDVLNSTGRSWLDFSDVVDDTYGETCAQSGCGTSELRCWILNDSAAQITIPACFAGDNGVRAAARSDVEARAGDQVSVPIFDYTGCPGISCPGGTTYHITGLGCIDVIGWIQQFELPRLDGGVPPWKDKVIVVSVSCTPCDTFCGSTSGTPPIPGGVNAVSLIE, from the coding sequence ATGAGCGAACAGCGTAAACAGAACGACGGCCAGACCCTGGTCCAGGTCGCGTTGATGTTGGTGGTGCTTCTGGGCTTCCTGGCGCTGGCTGTCGACGTGGGCCAGGTCTACCTTAAGCGCCGGCAACTCCAGAATGCCGCCGATGCCGGGGCGTTGGAAGGTGCGCGCCAGATCTGTTTCGAGGATCAAACCTGGGCGGCGGCACAGGGCCCGGCGACCACGGTCGCCCTGACCTACGCTACAGGGGCCGGCATTGGGTTTCCTACGCCAGCCAGCGCCTACCACATGACCGTGGTCGTTAGCCAGACGATTCCCTCCCTGGCAGCCAGTGTCCTGGGCCAGAGTCAGTTCAACCCGGGTGCACGGGCAACCGCCGTCTGTGGTGGCGCAGATCGGGTCTGTGGATTGTGGCCCATTGGATTCTCGGAATCGCAATGGCTTCAGCTCCTCGATCCATCCCGACCCTGCGGCACGCCATTCTACGTCTGGGCTGGCAACAACATGAACCAGGACGCCGATTGTTTGATCTATGATTGCGATGTAGATGTCGACGGGATAATCGACGTGCTGAACAGCACCGGTCGCTCCTGGCTTGATTTTTCCGATGTCGTTGACGATACCTATGGGGAAACCTGCGCACAGTCAGGATGCGGCACCAGCGAACTCAGATGCTGGATTCTGAACGATTCAGCAGCTCAGATTACCATACCGGCATGCTTTGCCGGCGATAACGGTGTGCGTGCAGCTGCCCGGAGTGATGTGGAAGCCCGAGCAGGTGATCAGGTGAGTGTTCCCATTTTCGACTACACGGGATGCCCCGGCATTTCCTGTCCGGGCGGCACTACCTACCACATAACTGGCCTCGGCTGTATCGACGTGATCGGATGGATCCAGCAATTCGAATTGCCCAGGCTGGACGGGGGAGTGCCCCCATGGAAGGACAAGGTTATCGTTGTCAGCGTCTCCTGCACTCCATGCGACACCTTCTGTGGCAGCACCAGCGGAACGCCTCCCATTCCTGGTGGGGTCAATGCCGTCAGCCTGATCGAGTAG
- the jag gene encoding RNA-binding cell elongation regulator Jag/EloR — protein MVSSPGGEFRGKTVKEATDAGLAQLGLTSNQVEIEVLSKGSRGVLGFGAEDARVRITPVTSSESSAKLSTEEAVQPEETAIAETVEKSMVVASEPAAVEQVEDQQPVESDPEAAEPDVAAISVGLLQGLLDHMDVHTNVRAVEYQGVLDAGQEPPLVLNIEGEDLGILIGRRGETLAAIQYITRLMVNHQVHRWTNLVVDVEGYKARREQQLVQLAERMADRAVESGRPVVLEAMPARERRIVHIALRNNPNVSTESVGEGDNRKVTIIPVE, from the coding sequence ATGGTGTCGTCCCCCGGCGGCGAATTTCGCGGCAAAACAGTCAAGGAAGCGACCGATGCCGGCTTGGCCCAATTAGGGCTGACCAGTAATCAGGTCGAAATCGAGGTTCTAAGTAAAGGTAGTCGAGGTGTGCTGGGCTTTGGCGCCGAAGATGCTCGTGTCCGTATCACGCCAGTGACATCGTCCGAGTCATCCGCAAAGCTTTCAACTGAAGAAGCCGTGCAGCCTGAAGAAACAGCCATTGCCGAAACGGTTGAGAAGAGCATGGTCGTGGCGAGCGAGCCTGCTGCTGTCGAGCAGGTGGAAGATCAACAGCCCGTCGAAAGTGATCCAGAGGCAGCTGAGCCAGATGTGGCTGCCATTTCCGTCGGTCTGCTTCAAGGTTTGCTGGATCATATGGATGTTCACACCAACGTTCGAGCGGTGGAATACCAGGGTGTCCTGGACGCAGGCCAGGAACCGCCCCTGGTATTAAACATCGAGGGCGAAGACCTGGGCATTTTGATCGGACGGCGGGGCGAAACCCTGGCCGCGATTCAATACATCACGCGCCTGATGGTTAACCATCAGGTCCACCGGTGGACAAATCTGGTGGTGGATGTGGAGGGCTACAAGGCGCGACGAGAGCAGCAGTTGGTTCAGTTGGCGGAAAGAATGGCTGATCGAGCCGTTGAGTCTGGCCGCCCGGTTGTGTTGGAAGCCATGCCCGCCCGGGAGCGACGCATTGTTCATATTGCCCTGCGCAACAACCCCAACGTGTCGACGGAAAGCGTCGGTGAGGGTGATAATCGCAAGGTGACCATCATTCCCGTCGAATAG
- a CDS encoding A24 family peptidase, producing the protein MTWQAGAAGVAGLVVGWLVWLAAEHFVAHYRVDTLDAKPLDAREFPLLAAATLAFMMLWGAYVGWQASELTVVVAALVVTALLLCISLVDFQVRRIPNPLVASLLVWAAVQLAWLQQPGLPAALIGLLIGGGLFLTLRFASRGTMGMGDVKLEAALGALLGFPVILSAILLGVIAGGIAAALLLITRRAGRKDPIAYGPYLALGAWLVLLQTWGLWPG; encoded by the coding sequence ATGACATGGCAGGCAGGCGCGGCTGGCGTGGCTGGACTAGTCGTGGGTTGGCTGGTATGGCTGGCCGCCGAACATTTCGTGGCTCATTACCGCGTTGATACACTGGACGCGAAACCTCTGGATGCGCGCGAGTTTCCCCTACTGGCAGCAGCAACTCTCGCCTTCATGATGCTGTGGGGCGCGTACGTGGGCTGGCAGGCCTCCGAGTTGACTGTGGTCGTAGCTGCGCTGGTGGTCACCGCCCTGTTGCTGTGCATCTCCCTGGTCGATTTCCAGGTGCGGCGCATTCCCAACCCCCTGGTAGCGAGTCTGTTGGTGTGGGCGGCAGTGCAGCTCGCCTGGCTGCAACAACCAGGCTTGCCGGCGGCATTGATCGGTCTCCTGATAGGTGGCGGCCTGTTTCTGACCCTGCGCTTCGCCAGCCGCGGCACCATGGGCATGGGCGATGTCAAGTTGGAGGCGGCTCTTGGCGCGCTGCTGGGTTTCCCTGTCATCCTCAGCGCCATACTGCTGGGCGTCATCGCCGGCGGCATAGCGGCCGCCCTACTCTTGATCACCCGCCGGGCCGGCCGCAAGGATCCCATTGCCTACGGGCCTTACCTGGCGCTGGGTGCATGGTTGGTCTTGCTGCAAACCTGGGGCTTGTGGCCAGGGTAA
- a CDS encoding tetratricopeptide repeat protein yields the protein MNSLSQRLSRLSTPVKFALVAVVLLPLFVVAGLLLAAGLQPDPVTPVQIDAIVFNRALKEGDDLMAAGDFEAALASYNQAEAADSISPAPAFKRGNIYIAQGLAGQAIEQYQLALEKDPDYALAHFQMGEIYREQGNDSGAISQYRKTLNTNPSFADAIIQIGSIYQAQGKLEDARDQFEQALEIAVTDPRAQASALTRLGNLDALEGKTDQAIALYQQAQEIADDFAGSFIQLGQIYLNGGQLSQALQQFEGAVSAAQDNPNANFFLGQTYARLGQLDQAEPHLREAIRLDTGSPRNYLWLGQVLATRDRSAEAIELYLEALQQIPGNDDLRLVLANSYRDGGDFAAAVEHYEQLLESSPSDANLLVELGVAYQVLGNQAKAVETFARVLQGASDQPRQAAQALTKLGNVFRQAGDLEAAEGRYKEAQGADPSYVGSYFQLANLFEQQARGEEALATYERAVEADDRDAEAHFRLGQAYRRAGRLNDAEQRLAQAIELNPVMHQAMLELGKLYEQQEALDAAAESYQKALAIRQDDPEAMLRLGQIYRKQGNLDEAVEQLQALAQIDPENPYGLIQLGIALIGLAQYEEASETLETALALDPELPQIHFHLGEVNRLQGKLEAAETYFRKTTDIDPDFVDAYLQLSEILLAQGKKEEAETVLAEIGGLGETDARSLAAAYTKKGNTLASEGNIAEALESYGLALEVDPAYSGTYFQMGSLYDRQGDLTAAIDTYQAGIAALPENADLYLRLGQTYYHSDQPELATDALTTALSIQPDTWQAHLTLGKALEEQDELPAALDHYSKTVQLVPEDPEAMLRLGQAYRKAGQPQEAIAAFADLLAMPGGEDFPGAYIQMGLAYQVMGQDDAAERRFLRAIDLHPDLALAFFHLGELYRQQGRLGEAIENLEQALSLDPDHTDIRLQLGVAYQNAGEIEKAREIMSESIGEGESSAQAFTKLGNLAKSQDNLAGAVEYYYDALVVDPAFLGAHLQLGDALTRQGKTDEALRQYQTAVETNPDNAEAHFELGKAYLRAEQARDAIVELELATDIDPNYVEAYMQLSEALVEIGNISRAEILLNRALGLTQRDALAARVLMQRGILRREDGRIDAAVEDLEAAVARDPENLSATIEIGETYRLNGRPEQAIEHYVAALALDDSNTTAHVRLGHAYRDAGQLEDALDSYQQAVDIQPENAWYRVLLGDAYLLADQPDFALEAFEQALARRPEYRDEQWYHMRLANTYWAQGELAQALDSARVAQSIAAPDDQVGSLMLQADILLEQELWSDALELYQAVLDISPQRTQAMRGLALSFEALEQDREAIEQWRSYLKQAPNGEYADVARQHLRQLTGTG from the coding sequence GTGAATTCTCTTAGCCAACGATTGTCTCGTTTATCAACACCTGTCAAATTTGCATTAGTGGCCGTGGTGTTGCTTCCCCTTTTTGTCGTGGCCGGCCTGTTATTGGCTGCCGGCCTTCAGCCCGATCCGGTAACGCCTGTTCAGATCGATGCCATCGTTTTTAACAGGGCTCTCAAGGAAGGCGACGACCTGATGGCCGCCGGCGATTTCGAGGCAGCTCTCGCCAGCTACAACCAGGCAGAAGCAGCCGATTCCATCTCTCCTGCGCCAGCGTTTAAGCGGGGCAACATCTACATTGCCCAGGGTTTGGCCGGGCAGGCTATCGAGCAGTACCAACTTGCCCTGGAGAAGGACCCCGACTATGCCCTTGCCCACTTCCAGATGGGGGAAATCTACCGGGAACAGGGAAACGACAGTGGGGCCATCAGCCAATATCGCAAGACTCTCAACACCAACCCATCCTTTGCCGATGCAATCATACAGATCGGCAGCATCTATCAGGCTCAGGGAAAGCTGGAGGATGCGCGGGATCAGTTCGAGCAGGCCCTGGAGATTGCGGTCACCGATCCGCGCGCGCAGGCCTCTGCGCTGACCCGCCTGGGCAATCTGGACGCGCTGGAGGGGAAGACCGATCAGGCCATTGCCCTCTATCAGCAGGCCCAGGAAATCGCGGATGACTTTGCCGGATCGTTTATCCAGCTGGGACAGATCTATCTAAACGGGGGTCAGTTGTCCCAGGCCCTTCAGCAGTTTGAGGGTGCCGTATCCGCAGCACAAGACAATCCAAATGCCAACTTCTTTTTGGGCCAGACCTACGCACGCCTGGGACAACTTGACCAGGCCGAGCCCCATTTGCGCGAGGCAATCCGGCTCGATACCGGAAGCCCGCGGAACTATCTCTGGTTGGGCCAGGTTCTGGCGACCCGGGATCGCTCCGCAGAGGCCATCGAGCTTTATCTCGAAGCCCTGCAGCAGATTCCTGGAAACGATGATCTCCGCCTGGTCCTTGCCAATAGCTATCGCGATGGCGGCGATTTTGCCGCGGCGGTTGAACACTATGAACAATTGCTTGAATCCAGTCCTTCCGATGCCAATCTATTGGTGGAACTGGGAGTCGCCTATCAGGTCCTGGGCAACCAGGCCAAAGCAGTGGAGACGTTCGCCCGGGTTTTGCAGGGCGCATCGGATCAACCCCGCCAGGCTGCGCAGGCACTGACCAAACTGGGCAACGTGTTTCGACAGGCGGGAGACCTGGAGGCAGCCGAGGGTCGCTACAAGGAAGCTCAAGGGGCAGACCCTTCCTATGTTGGCAGCTATTTCCAACTCGCCAACCTTTTTGAACAACAAGCGCGCGGCGAGGAGGCGCTTGCCACCTACGAACGCGCGGTCGAGGCAGATGACCGGGACGCCGAGGCCCATTTCCGGCTGGGTCAGGCCTATCGCCGGGCCGGTCGCCTGAACGATGCGGAACAACGGTTGGCTCAGGCAATCGAACTCAACCCGGTGATGCACCAGGCAATGTTGGAACTGGGAAAACTGTACGAGCAGCAGGAAGCGCTGGATGCTGCTGCAGAGAGCTATCAAAAAGCTTTGGCTATCAGACAGGATGACCCGGAGGCCATGCTGCGACTGGGACAGATCTATCGGAAGCAGGGGAACCTGGATGAAGCCGTGGAGCAACTCCAGGCTCTGGCACAGATTGATCCGGAGAACCCCTACGGTCTCATTCAACTGGGAATTGCTTTGATTGGACTTGCCCAGTATGAGGAAGCAAGCGAAACGCTGGAGACTGCCCTGGCTCTTGACCCTGAACTTCCGCAGATCCACTTCCACTTGGGTGAGGTTAATCGGCTCCAGGGCAAGCTGGAAGCCGCCGAGACCTATTTTCGCAAAACCACGGATATCGATCCGGACTTCGTCGATGCCTATCTCCAGTTGAGCGAAATCCTGCTGGCTCAGGGAAAGAAGGAAGAGGCAGAAACTGTCCTGGCGGAAATCGGCGGCCTGGGGGAAACGGATGCCAGGAGCCTTGCCGCAGCCTATACAAAAAAGGGCAACACGCTGGCAAGTGAGGGCAACATCGCTGAGGCATTGGAAAGCTATGGTCTGGCACTGGAAGTGGATCCAGCCTACTCCGGCACCTATTTCCAGATGGGCTCGCTGTACGACCGCCAGGGTGATCTCACAGCTGCCATCGACACCTATCAGGCCGGGATCGCCGCGTTGCCCGAAAACGCAGATCTTTACCTCCGCCTGGGTCAGACCTACTACCATTCGGATCAACCGGAACTGGCCACCGACGCTCTTACAACGGCGCTTTCGATCCAGCCAGATACCTGGCAGGCTCATTTAACGCTGGGCAAGGCACTCGAAGAGCAGGACGAACTGCCGGCGGCCCTGGATCATTACTCGAAAACGGTCCAGCTGGTACCAGAGGATCCGGAGGCCATGTTAAGACTCGGCCAGGCCTACCGTAAGGCAGGCCAACCGCAAGAGGCGATCGCTGCCTTTGCCGATCTTCTGGCAATGCCCGGTGGAGAAGATTTCCCAGGTGCATACATTCAAATGGGTCTGGCCTACCAGGTAATGGGACAGGATGACGCCGCGGAACGCCGCTTCCTGCGCGCGATCGACCTGCATCCGGATCTGGCCCTGGCCTTTTTTCATCTCGGAGAGCTATACCGGCAACAGGGTCGTTTGGGCGAGGCCATCGAAAACCTGGAACAGGCGCTTTCTCTCGACCCGGACCATACCGATATCCGGCTTCAGCTGGGAGTTGCCTACCAGAATGCCGGAGAGATTGAGAAGGCTCGTGAAATCATGAGCGAGTCCATCGGGGAAGGTGAGTCCAGTGCCCAGGCGTTTACCAAGCTGGGAAACCTCGCGAAAAGCCAGGATAACCTCGCGGGAGCGGTGGAATACTATTATGACGCCCTGGTTGTCGATCCAGCCTTTCTTGGCGCCCACCTGCAGCTGGGTGATGCACTCACAAGGCAGGGCAAGACTGACGAGGCCTTGCGCCAATACCAGACTGCTGTCGAGACAAATCCCGACAATGCTGAAGCTCATTTCGAACTGGGTAAAGCCTACCTGAGGGCAGAACAGGCACGTGATGCTATCGTCGAACTGGAACTGGCTACCGACATTGACCCCAATTACGTGGAAGCCTACATGCAATTAAGTGAGGCGCTGGTCGAAATTGGCAACATCTCACGGGCCGAGATTCTGCTGAACCGTGCCTTGGGCCTCACACAACGAGATGCATTGGCAGCACGTGTCCTGATGCAACGCGGTATCCTCCGCAGGGAGGATGGGCGCATCGATGCCGCTGTGGAGGATCTCGAAGCAGCCGTGGCCCGGGACCCGGAAAACCTGTCAGCTACCATTGAAATAGGTGAAACCTACCGGCTCAATGGCCGGCCAGAGCAGGCCATTGAACACTATGTTGCTGCTCTCGCCCTGGATGACAGCAACACAACAGCCCATGTCAGACTCGGACACGCCTACCGTGATGCAGGCCAATTGGAAGATGCCCTGGACTCCTACCAACAGGCGGTGGACATCCAACCCGAAAACGCCTGGTACCGCGTTCTCCTGGGTGACGCTTACCTGTTGGCGGATCAGCCAGACTTCGCCCTTGAAGCCTTCGAACAAGCCCTGGCACGCCGGCCGGAGTACCGGGATGAGCAATGGTATCACATGCGCCTTGCCAATACCTATTGGGCCCAGGGCGAGCTTGCACAAGCGCTGGATTCCGCGCGAGTGGCCCAGTCGATAGCCGCTCCTGATGATCAGGTGGGTTCGCTGATGCTCCAGGCAGATATCCTGCTGGAACAGGAGTTGTGGTCGGATGCCCTGGAACTCTATCAGGCAGTATTGGATATCAGTCCTCAGCGGACTCAAGCCATGCGGGGACTGGCCCTTTCATTTGAAGCCCTGGAGCAGGATCGCGAGGCGATTGAACAGTGGCGATCCTATCTGAAGCAAGCGCCCAACGGAGAGTACGCCGATGTGGCGCGCCAACACCTGCGCCAGCTTACCGGCACGGGGTGA